In the Helicobacter typhlonius genome, one interval contains:
- a CDS encoding outer membrane beta-barrel protein — protein sequence MKTKKLFARLAVILFFVASPLVAEESGVFGGNAVGYGTPHIKILNASGDTISKKDYNGITFAFIAGYKQFFTPNFGLRYYINVNTIGKDVGQKFRGTLMDYGVNIDMLYNFIARPNANLGFFLGAGAGANTWGKDIGKDIADSKNVKKTAFSAGLNFGLRSVFAKHYGLEIAARVPFTKTTIFDGDNQGNKIKMTASYDYNLGLRYIFNF from the coding sequence ATGAAAACAAAAAAATTGTTTGCAAGGTTGGCTGTAATTTTATTTTTTGTGGCTTCGCCGCTTGTGGCTGAAGAGAGTGGTGTGTTTGGAGGTAATGCCGTAGGTTATGGAACTCCTCATATTAAAATTTTAAATGCTAGTGGAGACACTATTAGTAAGAAAGATTATAATGGCATAACCTTTGCATTTATTGCTGGTTATAAGCAATTCTTTACTCCTAACTTTGGATTGCGCTACTATATAAATGTAAATACAATTGGAAAAGATGTGGGTCAAAAATTTAGAGGAACTCTAATGGATTATGGAGTAAATATTGATATGCTCTATAATTTTATCGCTCGCCCTAATGCAAACCTTGGTTTTTTCTTAGGAGCTGGAGCAGGTGCAAATACTTGGGGTAAAGATATTGGTAAGGATATTGCAGATTCAAAAAATGTTAAAAAAACTGCTTTTAGTGCAGGTTTAAATTTTGGTTTGCGTAGTGTGTTTGCTAAGCATTATGGGCTAGAAATTGCTGCTCGCGTGCCATTTACAAAAACTACTATTTTTGATGGAGATAATCAAGGCAACAAAATCAAAATGACAGCTTCATATGACTATAATCTTGGACTGCGTTATATTTTTAACTTCTAA
- a CDS encoding YbjQ family protein: protein MKLYSVAYIPQSYEVLGLVKGSMVQSKHIGRDIMAGLKGIVGGEIKGYTEMLNDARNIATERMIEEARALGANGIIGISYVTSSLMSNTSEVLVYGTAVKILS, encoded by the coding sequence ATGAAACTTTATAGTGTTGCTTATATACCACAAAGTTATGAAGTCTTAGGGCTTGTCAAAGGCTCAATGGTGCAGTCAAAGCATATAGGACGCGATATTATGGCGGGGCTTAAGGGCATTGTCGGTGGCGAGATTAAAGGCTATACCGAAATGCTTAATGACGCACGAAATATCGCTACTGAACGTATGATAGAAGAAGCACGCGCCCTTGGAGCAAATGGCATTATCGGTATTTCTTATGTCACTTCATCGCTTATGTCAAATACTTCAGAAGTGCTTGTATATGGCACTGCGGTAAAGATATTATCCTAA
- the efp gene encoding elongation factor P, giving the protein MAIGMSELKKGLKIEIDGIPYRITEYQHVKPGKGAAFVRAKIKSFLDGKVIEKTFHAGDKCEEPNLQENTMQFLYHDDGVFQFMDTATYEQIGLNDEQVGDAAKWLIDGMNAQVLFHNNKAISVDVPLVVELVITETAPNFKGDTSSGGKKPATLETGVVVQVPFHVLEGEKIKVNTETGEYLEKVK; this is encoded by the coding sequence ATGGCAATAGGAATGAGCGAACTCAAAAAAGGACTAAAGATTGAAATTGATGGGATTCCATATAGAATCACCGAGTATCAGCACGTAAAACCCGGCAAAGGCGCGGCATTTGTGCGGGCAAAAATCAAATCTTTTCTTGATGGCAAAGTGATTGAAAAAACTTTTCACGCAGGGGATAAATGCGAAGAACCAAATTTACAAGAAAACACAATGCAGTTTTTATACCACGATGATGGTGTGTTTCAGTTTATGGATACCGCTACCTATGAGCAAATAGGGCTAAACGATGAACAAGTAGGCGATGCGGCAAAATGGCTTATTGATGGTATGAATGCGCAGGTTCTATTCCACAATAATAAGGCAATTTCTGTCGATGTGCCACTTGTGGTGGAGCTTGTGATTACCGAGACTGCACCAAACTTCAAAGGCGATACGAGTAGCGGAGGCAAAAAACCTGCTACACTTGAAACTGGTGTGGTGGTGCAAGTGCCTTTCCACGTGCTAGAGGGAGAGAAAATCAAGGTAAATACCGAGACAGGCGAATATTTAGAAAAGGTAAAATAG
- the mqo gene encoding malate dehydrogenase (quinone) yields MGEDADIVLVGGGVMSFTLAAMIKELQPSAHISVYEMLEDVALESSMCWNNAGTGHQSFCELNYTPKKADGSIDITKAVSINQQYELSKEFWAYCVRVGILKEPKTFLNPVPHLSFVVDDIVSFLKQRYETLKTCPLFSNMHYSEDRDQIKQWAPLLLEGRDDKQSIAVTYMEEGSDVNFGEIVRQFKDKLSQKDGFDVYVNHKVCDINKDGNAWLLDVLDKQNGTKKQVKTKFVFLGAGGGSFPLLQKSGIPEGRGYGGFPVGGLWLVCKNRDIIDKHHAKIYGKASIGDPPMSVPHLDTRIINDKKELLFGPYAGFNTKFLKHGSFFDFPLSMRANNLLPMIQAGIDNVPLTVYLIKQILMLDRQRMKKLNVFIPAAEFKDWRAMFAGQRVQIIKKDANGRGSLQFGTEVITSQDGTLAALLGASPGASTVVNIMLQVLERCFGDKMNSSDWREKLTQMVPSYGRSMEENITRFNECRSKTAETLQMPFCAI; encoded by the coding sequence ATGGGTGAAGATGCAGACATAGTTTTGGTTGGTGGGGGTGTGATGAGCTTCACCTTAGCGGCGATGATAAAGGAGCTTCAACCTTCTGCGCATATAAGCGTGTATGAAATGCTTGAAGATGTGGCGTTGGAGAGCAGTATGTGTTGGAACAACGCAGGGACAGGACATCAATCTTTTTGTGAGTTAAACTACACACCTAAAAAGGCAGATGGTAGTATTGATATTACAAAGGCTGTGAGTATTAATCAACAATACGAGCTTAGCAAAGAGTTTTGGGCATATTGTGTGCGGGTTGGGATTCTCAAAGAGCCTAAAACTTTTTTGAATCCTGTGCCACATCTTAGCTTTGTCGTAGATGATATCGTGTCTTTTTTGAAACAACGTTATGAAACGCTCAAAACTTGCCCACTTTTTTCAAATATGCACTATTCCGAGGATAGAGATCAAATCAAACAATGGGCGCCACTTCTCCTAGAGGGGCGAGATGACAAGCAGAGTATAGCGGTTACCTATATGGAGGAGGGTAGTGATGTCAATTTTGGCGAGATTGTGCGACAATTTAAGGACAAGCTTAGCCAAAAAGATGGATTTGATGTCTATGTAAATCATAAAGTCTGTGATATTAATAAAGATGGCAACGCTTGGCTTTTGGATGTGCTTGATAAGCAAAATGGCACAAAAAAACAAGTGAAGACGAAGTTTGTATTTTTGGGTGCTGGTGGTGGTTCGTTTCCATTATTGCAAAAGAGTGGGATACCTGAGGGTAGGGGTTATGGTGGATTCCCTGTAGGTGGGCTATGGCTCGTATGTAAAAATCGCGATATTATCGATAAGCACCACGCTAAAATCTATGGTAAAGCCTCTATTGGCGACCCACCTATGTCTGTGCCACACTTGGATACGCGCATTATTAATGACAAGAAAGAATTACTTTTTGGACCTTATGCGGGATTTAATACAAAGTTTTTGAAACACGGCAGTTTTTTTGACTTCCCTTTGTCTATGCGCGCAAATAACCTCTTGCCTATGATTCAGGCGGGAATTGATAATGTGCCTTTGACAGTGTATCTCATTAAGCAGATTCTAATGCTGGATAGACAGAGAATGAAAAAGCTCAATGTGTTTATTCCTGCGGCGGAGTTTAAAGATTGGCGAGCGATGTTTGCCGGGCAAAGAGTGCAAATCATCAAAAAAGACGCGAATGGCAGAGGAAGTTTGCAATTTGGCACGGAGGTGATTACCTCACAAGATGGCACTTTGGCGGCGTTGCTCGGTGCGTCTCCGGGTGCTTCAACCGTGGTGAATATTATGCTTCAGGTGCTTGAACGATGCTTTGGTGATAAGATGAACTCTAGTGATTGGCGAGAAAAACTTACGCAAATGGTACCCTCATATGGACGCTCTATGGAGGAAAATATCACTCGTTTTAATGAGTGTCGTTCAAAAACTGCGGAAACTCTACAAATGCCATTTTGTGCTATTTAG
- a CDS encoding tetratricopeptide repeat protein, whose product MGILGWENIRIDYDFLFILTDLKTGRVAWDDEGHISKVVKKAQAGNFKRLGEGTCDGGDVVDCNKLANEAFDLGDYEKSYEFFNKACKLGNNTSCDSAKYTKKKHKELKRINRDWHFGFVLGGDVGIGTANIWFLYLISLMATIVAQFV is encoded by the coding sequence ATGGGAATCTTAGGCTGGGAAAATATACGAATAGATTATGACTTTCTTTTTATTCTTACAGATTTAAAAACTGGACGTGTTGCATGGGATGATGAGGGGCATATCTCAAAGGTTGTGAAAAAAGCGCAAGCAGGAAATTTTAAAAGGCTAGGTGAGGGAACTTGTGATGGAGGCGATGTGGTTGATTGTAACAAATTAGCAAATGAAGCTTTTGATTTAGGTGATTATGAAAAATCATATGAGTTTTTTAACAAAGCCTGCAAACTTGGAAATAATACCTCTTGTGATAGTGCGAAATATACAAAAAAGAAGCATAAAGAACTAAAAAGAATAAACAGAGACTGGCATTTTGGATTTGTTTTAGGGGGTGATGTGGGTATAGGAACTGCAAATATATGGTTCCTATACCTTATATCTCTAATGGCAACAATAGTGGCACAATTCGTTTGA